In Pristiophorus japonicus isolate sPriJap1 chromosome 3, sPriJap1.hap1, whole genome shotgun sequence, the sequence GTTACATCTATTCTCATTTACTATCTGAAGAAGTGATGTGAAAGGAACTCATCAATTTCTGATGGTATTGCACATTAGCGTTATTTAAAATACAAAATAGTTTCTTAGATGTTCCTCAGGCAAAGTCACATAGATCGTTAACTAATCCTGAGGTCGTATTGGACGATTAAGATCAGAAAGGTAATGCAATGCGCGTTTTTTCCATGCGTGTTACTTTTTAAACGTTGCAATAAATCAAGATACTAAATATGACAGCTTAATGAATGATCGGTGATATTATTCTAAGACAATTGTTTTATCTGATTTTATTTAACTAAGTTTAACTTCAAATGCAAACGTTTTAGATATAAAAGTGGATTCTGGAAAACAAATGACCTAGAATGAAGTCTGGAAACGTATACTAGTGTGTGGATTTATGGACTAAAGAAACCCCTTTACTCATTCAGTACAAATGTCTATGGAAACACTTAGTAGTAGGGTACTGTGTGTCGGCCGAAACTGAATAACCTTCAAAATACTTTAAGTTACCCTTTAGACAAAAGGGAAACTAATATTTCTTATAAAATATGCATTGTTTTCATACCAAGCATCATTATATCGGCTAGCTGTTAAGTTTGGCATGTAACACGTATTTATTCATTGATATTATAAGGGTTACTGCAGTACTGTACGCATTGTTGAATTGGAGTGCCACTTACCAATCCTTCCTCCCCCACTCCCGGGGAGGTGACAGCCAGATCGATGCCGTTGATATCAGACGCATTGATTTGGATGCCCCAGTTCGATTCGGGTTGCTTCAGCCAGTTCTGCAGTACGCGTTTGAAGTCTATACTTTGCCAATGGCCAGTGCCGGAGTTAATGTCGAACTTTAAAGAGCGAATTGGCGTGTGATTCGTCCATTCTTGTCCCACTGGCTTTAGTCGCAGAATCTGCATGAAGACCGTTGTGGTTTGCTTCACCGGTCGCAGGTATATCCAGAGATGGGCTTTGACTACTTTATTGAACTGCATTTTGGGGCTGATCTTGAAGGAACAACATTTCGGTTTGTCATCGACTTGGACACTAGGTTCAGCTTAAATAAAGAGGTTTAAAATAGGTGCACGTGAATGAAGTTACTCCAATCCTTTCTTCAAGTATTataaatcaaataaaaaataaaaccataCATTATTTCAACCTCACATAACAAATTCCATACACTGAAAAGTCAAGATATGGCCATTTTTAGAACAATTACATATGCACATTTAACAGTAAATCCGATTTAGGGGAATGCGTTTGTTGGAAACACGCGCTTGGTACAATTTTCACTTCAAAAGCAGAGGAAATGAATGTCTCTTTATGTTGGAAGATCTATTCCCCAGTTACATCTAAACTTTGTGAAAAAGCTAACTGGGTTACATTTTTCACTTGCAACATGCTAGGTATTAATTGTTGTTTAATGCAATAGTATACAAaaaatattcacactgataatataCAGGTAATGTGTTAAATATGTGTATTTGACAAAAAGTTGATAAAACACGCGTTGAAGAAGATTTATATGCCCTTTTGGTCATCCTTTCTTTAATAGAACTAATTTGAGAGTTCCACTGTAAATTGGTCTCAATCTTATCCTTCTGACTGCATATTAATCTCCCATTTTTGCAGATGTAGCATTTAGTACCCAACGCGGGCTGACAGAGCACTTAGGCAGCTGCAGTTACCCGTCACATGCTTTGCAGTTAAAATGACCCTAATGACACACTGAGGTCATGACACCATTTGCTAGTAGCTATTAAGTTATTCCTCTACAATGAACACTAATATGCCTTTGGGACAATAGAATCTTTCTTCCCAACTCTCTCGGCAAGAAAAAAAACAGTTAACTATATTGAGAAACATAAAGTATTGTTTTGGAAACAGTGATGGAAAGCCACAGCGTTTTATGTTAGAATATAAACTGCTCAAACAAGTAATTAAAACTCTTTCTGAGGGACTCACGTAATCCTCATTAGTTACATTCATTTGTTTCACTGTAATAGCTTGAGGAACCGTTTGCAAGCGCCTAACTCGGCTAAGGTTCATAGGGTCACCTAGAGTGAGTAATAATTTCTCCTCAACTAAACAGCTATCTAAAATATAATTTGATAGAGCAAATTAAGTTTTGCATTGTTGGCTCTTAAAAATGGTGCTTTTATAGTCCTAGGTTATAAACGTGGTTTCCTAAGTTTCAGGTGTACAGGAAATATAAACTGTTGCTAGTTAAAATGTCCTTGCTTAACTCCAACAGAGCGTGTTTGTGAATTCTTCTGAATAGCTATAACGTGGACAAATAAAGATTCTTTTTTCCTTAAAGTTTACACTTCTCGTTAAGTGAGTTACGACCTTAGTATGCTGGTGCGTATTGTAAAGGAAAGGGAAGCCTTTTGAAACAGAATAGATGAAAAGATCACAATGAGGTCGCGATTTCCATGGCTAATAAAATCTTTGTCGAGCCGTTTGCTTTAAGTGCAACTCACATAATAACCTACAACCAGTGATATTAGTCTATCAATTGAGAGCAAAAGGTGTAAACATTATGGCAGCGCACAAGTTGAAATGTTGTATTACATCAGTCGTAATTTACAGAGAATAGTTAGTTTATTGCTGATATGTTACTTATAGTTATACTGGCGTACTTACGCTCCGTGGCCATAGTGATGAGAGTTTCAGTTGTAGCATGATAATCGTCCTCTTCTAATAAGGCGTCATTATTGTCATCCCCTTGGATATCATATTGATCAAGTAGTTGTTGCAGAGGAGGAGCTTTCGGTAAAAGTTGGTTCACTGTATCCCGGCTAATGTTGGGTGCTTCTTTGAGGCGCAGTTTGCTCAGAATTTGCGATTTGATAGACTCCAGTCTCAATGCTTTATTCTCTTTCCTCCATCTACAAGCTGAGCACTCGGACACGTTATAGTCACTATCTGGCCCTTTTTCTAGCGATTCCGTTTTAATATCTGTCAAATTCGCGTGAGCACCATCTCTGCCACCTACTCGACCAAGTGCACCAAAGAGAGCCAGGTAAATAAGTACTTGTGATGTTTGCATGTTCCCACGTCTTAAGCTGGATCCTCTTCTGCTTCCAGTTAAAAGTTTGTTAGAGGCTGGTAGGCTGGGATATGGCCAAGCACACTGGTAAATCTCATATATTCCAACACGGCTTTTTATACCACAACTTTGGCTACACTATTGTGTCGTAAAAATCAACGATTGGCTGCTGTGCCAACAAAGAATCTAGCTGTCAGAACTGAGACCCTTCTCTGTCACTCACAGGCAACGCAGCGTCATTATTTTCAACTTCGCCCGTGTGTTTATATCGCCTGTTTATTCCAATGAATGCTAACTGAAACAGTTCCCACAAAGCATCGTCTGGCGATCACCCTTTTCTCGGATTCAGGAAGTTGTTTCGGTTCCGAACGTCAAATCTCACGATTCCCTGCTGCTAGGCGTAATATGCAGTCTTTGTTTCCAATTTTCTACAGCTTTCACAGAACATCTTTCCCAATTGTGACcgattctctctctcacgcactctcactctctctctccctctctctctcccctagtaatTATGAAATGGTTCAGTCTTCTGAAAGTTTGACCTCATTTACTGGGTAACAATTCCTGCACGCTTTCGATAAACAGCTGGGCACTATCCAAGCACTCCCTCAATTTTTGCCATAGTCTTTTTCTTCGATTTGTTAAAATCGAGTTAAAACGCATAACAATACAAACACGACAACGATTAACCATTTCTATGTGCGAGCTTTGTAAATCGCCACTGGCCAAAGTAGTTTGGCGCGCTTTAACGCAGTTGGATTGGGGAACAGCAACAAATCTCCAGATAGTATTTGTTTTAGAAAAGTGGCTATTAGTTGTATTCCACGCCCATTAAAAATGTGCTGTAATTGTGACATTTGCGTACACAAAGAATAAATACATGACACACAATACAGCCAATGCTATAATGTACATTATGGCGAAACAACAAGCCTACGAGAAACTAAACTGAAGTTCCTGTGATAAATTTATGTTTAAGCAAATCTTGAAGTAACATGAACTCTTTTATCCGAAACGTAGATGAATGACAACGAAAGTTCACGTGTATTATCCCCACAAACATGCACTCAGTATGGAAGTTATAACATATGAAATAGAAACAGTATTCTTAATAATGCTCCACAGTCTTTATACACCATGTAAGATAACCGTGCAAAAGTGGAATCAACCATGAGGTGCTGTAAAATACTCATGCTGTTATAGTTTTAGTTACGAACAAATTGATCGGAACCATTAAGAGTCAGAATATGCTGCATAGGTCTCCTCATCTGGTAATAAACTTACAGCTCCTTTAAAGCCTGAACACTACACTAAACGCTCGATTATTATAAAATCTCCAATCACACACAGCAAAATAACAAAGTGACGTCCTTCTCTATCATTCACATCCAAATGCCCTTCTTTATTATCGATTTCGAAGATTATTCCAGAAGTAACTATAAATAATGCATGCTAAGAAAAGCAAAACATTTAGGATATCACTTAAAAGGACATGCCATTTTAAATATAAGATTGTTAAataccattttttttaaatggctgttTAATTGCAGGAATTGGGTACATTTTTGTGGTTTCAAACGTTTTGTTCATTCCCGCACTTAAATGCAATTAATCTAAAACTAGAATATGTAACAAGCAAAGTTATTAACAATTAGATTTGTTGGCATTGTGCCGCCACGTTTGTTAAAGAAATCCGAAAGCACTGGTTGTATATAGTGTGAGTACCGCCGTATATTACTTTCTCACACAGAATTAAAAGAAGGCAACACGATTCGAAGGAATTACCACACAATTATTGATGGTTATTTTTCCATAAGCTTCTCTTttccgctggaaaaataccacgtgCTCCAATGTAAGAATGGACAGAAAGTTTACGCCTGTGAATACGTCTGTAGCTCTTCTCTGTCTCTCATTGAACGTATCTACGCATTTTACCGAAAATACTATTTAGAATATAATCCAATAAGCAATTTCAGGCATTTCTATAATCTTCCTCTTTTAAATAAATGGTTTAGATTAAGACAAAATCTCAAAGCGGTATTTTGAAGTGCAAACAATAAATAAACTCTGATTTGGGAAATATAAACTACACGTGTAATTAGACATATAATTGAACGTAAGGGAAAATCAGAAACTTTTAGATACATTTCTTATAATTTTTCATCGTTCTGCATTATCTTGCCTCAAAGAATATGTGATGTGAGTGACGATTACAATTCTAGCGGAACGCCAGTCTAACACTGTTACCGTGGCCCCTGGCAATTAGCGAACGATTATTTTGCACATTGTTTGATTTGAAAAACTAAATTTTATTTCACAAATCGAAATTTATGCCTCGTGTGGAATTATAAAGAAAAGTTTGAGATTGGACCATGGAAAACATGTCCATCTACTGGCAATTGGGGGAACTACATCATTTATGAAACGTGTATCTTCAAATCCCTGTAACAGTTTTTAAATGTCTGGAGGCATTCTTGAGCGACATCTTTCAGAACAGAACCAATACGAATAGGAAACGCCAATATCAGTTGTCAGTACTCGTTTCAAACTTGGAGGCACACTGAACTCTAATATAGAGGATCCATTGAAAGATGCAAAACGAATAATTGGAATGGCATCACCCATATAAGTCCCGTTGTGATCGGCAATTTGATGTTGCTGATATTGAAAACCCCGCCATAAATTTACGATAAATAGGCAAGATCCCAGCATAAATAATTATTAAAATTAAtttattggaaggtagcaaatgaaactcagctattcaagaaaggagggagagagaaaacagggaactatagaccacttGGCCTAACATCAGGAGtaaggaaaatgttagaatctattcatcatcatcatcataggcagtccctcgaaatcgaggaagacttgtttcgactctaaaaatgagttctcaggtgactgtacaggcaatacgggaattacagtctctgtcacaggtgggacagacagtggttgaaggaaagggtgggtgggtagtctggtttgctgcacgctcgtttcactgtctgcgcttgttttctgcatgctcttggtgattagattcttgatgctcttcctccattcagggcagtctttggccagtgactcccaggtgccagtggggatgttgcattttatcatgagggtatccttgaaacatttcctctgcccacctggggctcgcttgccatgtaggagttccaagtagtgcgcttgctttgggagtctcgtgtcgggcatgcgaacaatgtggtcagtgcttcgatgttggggttgttggcctgaaggagaacactgatattggtatGTCTATCCTTCcagttgatttgcaggatcttgtagaggcagtgttgatggtacttctccagcgctttgatgtgtctgctgtatatggtccacgtctctgagtcatataggagggcgggtatcactactgccctgtagaccataagctcggtgccaggtttgaggtcctggtctcttcctcaggtgaccaatacAATGGTGCATCtcattctcaacaagctccccgctgcagtagaactaaactatagaacttttgtcgcctccaggctagattcaagATCGTCAAATCCTCTGTCATTGaaatacagtatgcggacgacgcatgcatctgtgcatattcagaggcagaactccaagccatcgtcaacatcttcaccgaggtgtatgaaagcatgggccttacactaaacatccataagacaaaggtcctccaccaacctaatcccgccacacagcactgcaccccacccccccccccccacccccccgggcccGGTCATCAAAACCCACGGCACaaccatggacaacgtggaccattttccataccttgggagtctactatcagcaagggcagacatcgatgacgaggtctaacaccgcctccagtgggccagtgcagccttcggtcacctgaggtagaatctattattagggacgtggtaacagggcacttagaaaatcagaagATGATTGGgtcgagtcaacatggatttgtgaaagggaaatcatgtttgagaaatctAATAGAGTTTTTCGAGCTTGTAGCTAGCAGGGTAGTTAAGGGGGAAAccattggatgtagtgtatttggattttcagaaagcattcaataaggtgccacacaagagattattacacaaaattagggtttatgggatggggataatatattagcatggattgaggattggttaacagatggaaaacagagagtaggaataaacgagtcattttcaggttggcagactgtaactaatgTGGTACCATAAAGTTCAGTGcatgggcctcaactattcacaatctatatcaatgacttagatgaggggaccaaatgtaatacatccaagtttactgataatacaaagctaggtgggaaagtaagttgtgaggaggatgcaaagagcttgcaaagagaaatagagaggttaagtgaatgggcaagaacatggcagatggaatataatgtggagaaatgtgaagttatccattttggtaagaaacatagaaaagcagagtattttttaaatggtgatagattgggaaatgttggtattcagaaggacctgggtgtccttgcacatgaatcattgaaagttaacatgcaggtacagcaagcaatttggaaagcaaattgtatattagtctttattacaaacgaattggagtataagagtaaagaagtcttactgaaattatatagggccttgatgaAAGCAaatctggagtactgtatgcagttttcgtctccttacctaATGTTTGCTTAGAGGGAGTGCTCCTTATATGTTTGCTTAGAGGGAGTGCTGCAAAGAtttaccaggctgattcctgggttgggggggattgtcctatgaggagagattgaggagactaggcctatatttcctaCAATTtaggagaggtaatctcattgaaatatataaaattcttgcagggcttgacagggtagatgctgggaggatgtttcccctggctgaggagtctagacctagcgggtcacagtctcagaataaggggttaccatttaggactgagatgaggagaaatgtcttcacttgtAGTGAATATTTGGAATTGTCTTGCCcaaggggctgtggatgctcagtcgttgagtctattcaagacagagatccatagatgtttggatattaagggaatcaagggatatgaggatacagcgaaggtggagttgaggtagaagatcagccatgatcttattaaatggcagagcctactcctatttcttatgttcttataaaatcgAATTTGATTGGATACATCAATTCAATAAAAAGCATTTTAAAAGTAAGATAGCGTGACCTTTTTCGGGTACAGTTAAAAGACGCACACGGATCGTCTAGAATCAAATACTCCAGTCATTACTAAAATATCTATGCTGCTGTCACTGAACTGCCCCACTTGCGCAATATGTGAATTGATTAAAAACTCTCTTTACAATCAATTATAGAATGGCACTTTTGGAAAATCCAGTTTTATTGCAATATCTCACTTAATATTAAAGGATGGCACGACTCGACTGGAAATCTTTCATTTTATTGTGCAGCTAATGCCGCACCGTAAATCTTTATGGCTTTGGTGTAAATGGAGCGGACCGATTATGTCTTTCTTTTATATATGTCATTTGTGTCTGAAGCACAGGACAGTAATGATGTACTCGCCAAAGAAGTTTAACATTAGTAAAGACAGATTTAAAACAGTTACTGTCAGAGCAAACAAATTTTAATAAATGACGAAAATATCGTTCCTTTATAAATGCCGAAATACAAGTCATATACATTTCAACTCGTTTCCGTGATACTAGTAACATTATTGAAATTGGTTTATCGTATTAAAAAAAAGTTACACTGATTAAATCGCTTCAGGCAGGCTGAGCACAAATAGCGTTAACTTTGGCCTGGGAATCATGTTCACATATAATTGTTTCTCAAGTGGTAACTCTTTTAATATTGACTGTGTATATCATCTCCTAAAATATCACAGTCCTTTTGAAACCAGCATATGTGGCGAATCACTTAATCTTGTTGAACATTGCTATGGTTAAACGTAATTGAAATGTTTATTTAACATTAACAAGTGTGAAATAATTAAATATATAAGAAACAAGTGTTTTACTGCAAGAATTTTATCCCAATTAATTTGGATATATAAATTCACTTGACAAAGATTCTGCCATTCTGTGTTTGGCGAAACCCGCAATTTTACTTATATTCCTTTACTACCCCACCGCCTTATCAGAACATTCACACAGCAATTGTATAAATAAACCAGGTCCTCCTTTTGAATAGTATTATACTTATCATGTATCATAAGATAGAAATATGAAAAATGAAAAATTGTGTTGTACGATTACTTACATTAATTAACGTCTGCCGTGGGTTATCATTTAAATCCGCTATCTCTTTTTATTATTAACAGATTCGTAAGAGCCCTCCGTTCTTCGAAAACCGTGATGGGACCCCAACAATATCCTTTCTACTCCATACACCCACAGTTAAGATTTTCA encodes:
- the mstnb gene encoding growth/differentiation factor 8, with product MQTSQVLIYLALFGALGRVGGRDGAHANLTDIKTESLEKGPDSDYNVSECSACRWRKENKALRLESIKSQILSKLRLKEAPNISRDTVNQLLPKAPPLQQLLDQYDIQGDDNNDALLEEDDYHATTETLITMATEPEPSVQVDDKPKCCSFKISPKMQFNKVVKAHLWIYLRPVKQTTTVFMQILRLKPVGQEWTNHTPIRSLKFDINSGTGHWQSIDFKRVLQNWLKQPESNWGIQINASDINGIDLAVTSPGVGEEGLQPFLEVKVTETSKRSRRNLGLDCDEHSTESRCCRYPLTVDFEAFGWDWIIAPKRYKANYCSGQCEYMFLQKFPHTHLVQQANPRGSAGPCCTPTKMSPINMLYFNGREQIIYGKIPAMVVDRCGCS